The Mustela erminea isolate mMusErm1 chromosome 6, mMusErm1.Pri, whole genome shotgun sequence genome includes a region encoding these proteins:
- the LOC116593053 gene encoding mitochondrial import receptor subunit TOM5 homolog — protein sequence MFQIEGLAPKLDPEEMKRKMREIVLSSIRNFLIYVALLRVTPFILKKLDSI from the coding sequence ATGTTCCAGATCGAGGGCCTTGCGCCGAAGTTGGACCCCGAGGAGATGAAACGGAAGATGCGCGAGATTGTGCTCTCGTCCATACGGAACTTCCTCATCTATGTGGCCCTGCTGCGAGTCACACCTTTTATCCTAAAGAAATTGGACAGCATATGA